One segment of Agromyces albus DNA contains the following:
- a CDS encoding glycoside hydrolase family 43 protein: MVATDLRVHDRDDWDQMQRWGSRSIMVWESTDLVDWGEGRLVEVAPTGAGNTWAPESVWDPEQGAFLVHWSSTLYDDTEHVGQSYNRIMYAFTRDFREFSEPRVWIDRGWQTIDATVIDHEGLYYRFLKDERARGGKAPHGKSVFSETSESLTAGEWMPLAEGIGLDAISRGEGPLVYKSNTEEKWFLWIDEFTPERRYVPFETTDLAGGRWVPSENFRLPKDPCHGVVLPVTAPEYERLSSAWGTSREEAMVE, encoded by the coding sequence ATGGTCGCGACCGACCTGCGCGTACACGACCGCGACGACTGGGACCAGATGCAGCGCTGGGGCAGCCGCTCGATCATGGTCTGGGAGTCGACGGACCTGGTGGACTGGGGAGAAGGCCGTCTCGTCGAGGTCGCACCGACCGGGGCGGGCAACACCTGGGCACCGGAGTCGGTCTGGGATCCCGAGCAGGGCGCGTTCCTCGTGCACTGGTCCTCGACCCTCTACGACGACACCGAACATGTGGGCCAGAGCTACAACCGGATCATGTACGCCTTCACGCGTGACTTCCGCGAGTTCTCCGAGCCTCGCGTGTGGATCGACCGGGGATGGCAGACGATCGATGCCACCGTGATCGACCACGAGGGCCTCTACTACCGCTTCCTCAAAGACGAACGCGCGCGCGGCGGGAAGGCGCCGCACGGCAAGTCGGTGTTCTCAGAGACATCCGAGTCCCTGACCGCGGGCGAGTGGATGCCGCTGGCCGAGGGCATCGGCCTCGACGCGATCAGCCGGGGCGAGGGGCCATTGGTGTACAAGTCGAACACCGAGGAGAAGTGGTTCCTCTGGATCGACGAGTTCACCCCGGAACGCCGTTACGTCCCGTTCGAGACGACCGACCTGGCCGGCGGCCGATGGGTTCCCTCTGAGAACTTCCGGCTGCCGAAGGACCCGTGCCACGGTGTCGTGCTGCCGGTGACCGCCCCAGAGTACGAGCGGCTCAGCTCCGCTTGGGGCACGAGCCGAGAAGAGGCCATGGTCGAATGA
- a CDS encoding glycoside hydrolase family 2 protein gives MIREQRFINDDWTFDYGEHPGAELESPDPEWYDVGLPHSFDLPDFREPRFYIGHGCYRRRLEVAEAWIGKWIAVEFLGVFQVAEVFVNGRLVGRHEGGYTPFVVDISDAVAAGPNDVFVRVDNHWNPRLAPRAGDYSFAGGIYRDVSLIVADRVRIDWYGIGVTTPTVDSERAEVNASVEIVNDEPGPVEVTVAAVVSDAGGPVAAFPHVRCTIAAGSTAVVALAGAVDQPQLWHPDHPHLYTLTVSVVGDARVCDLQTTAFGIRWFEFTADRGFFLNGEHLDLHGANVHQNRGGWGDAGTRSGIRRDIAMVKDLGMNIIRGSHYPHHPYFAEECDRQGLLFWSELHFWGIGGENIEGYWFASAYPVTPEDEPEFEESLRRALREMIRTQRNHPSIVTWSIGNEAFFSDDHVVGKAKALTSELVGLARELDPTRPAAVGGAQRKGFDVLGDLAGYNGDGAEIFHDPGVPNLVAEYHGVRGRGAGEYEVQWEHGVEVDYPWRSGKILWCAFHYKSVAEGAGLQGLVDYFRMPRRPYYWYREKLRGIAPPAFPEPGAAIALRLSSDAEEMPTDGTGDVQIMVELLDEHGIRVADDRAVTLTVVEGESLFPSGHSITLSPETDSLGGGAGAIELRSYAPGTQRIRATAQGVSSAELVLLATGPAKPQRTWRLAPPAPWVTEPPAGTGEVSLTAYRPVAASSALPRHEAGNATALGSGTFWRAASREPGAWIAAHLEFTYEISRIVIVFAEVPKQPWLVETSTDTIRGFQPLHEAGSGGEELSIRLEFEPRRASTVRLTFPESPVDVEEIRAY, from the coding sequence AAGTCGCCGAGGTGTTCGTCAACGGCCGCCTGGTCGGGCGCCACGAGGGCGGCTACACGCCGTTCGTCGTCGACATCTCCGACGCGGTGGCAGCCGGCCCGAACGACGTCTTCGTCCGGGTGGACAATCACTGGAACCCGCGCCTGGCACCCCGAGCCGGGGACTACAGCTTCGCCGGAGGCATCTACCGCGACGTCAGCCTGATCGTCGCCGACCGGGTGCGCATCGACTGGTACGGCATCGGCGTGACCACCCCGACCGTCGACTCCGAGCGGGCCGAGGTGAACGCCTCGGTCGAGATCGTCAACGACGAGCCCGGTCCGGTCGAGGTCACGGTCGCGGCCGTCGTCTCCGACGCCGGCGGGCCGGTCGCGGCGTTCCCTCACGTCCGCTGCACGATCGCTGCCGGCTCGACCGCGGTGGTCGCGCTCGCGGGAGCTGTCGACCAGCCGCAGTTGTGGCATCCGGACCACCCGCACCTCTACACCCTCACCGTGTCGGTCGTCGGCGACGCCAGGGTGTGCGACTTGCAGACTACGGCCTTCGGCATCCGCTGGTTCGAGTTCACCGCCGACCGCGGATTCTTCCTCAACGGCGAGCACCTCGACCTGCACGGCGCCAACGTGCACCAGAACCGGGGCGGCTGGGGCGACGCCGGCACCCGCTCGGGGATCCGCCGGGACATCGCCATGGTCAAGGACCTCGGCATGAACATCATCCGCGGCTCCCACTACCCCCATCACCCCTACTTCGCCGAGGAGTGCGATCGTCAGGGGCTCCTGTTCTGGTCCGAGCTGCACTTCTGGGGCATCGGCGGCGAGAACATCGAGGGTTACTGGTTCGCCAGCGCCTATCCGGTGACCCCGGAGGACGAGCCGGAGTTCGAGGAGAGCCTGCGCCGCGCGCTGCGGGAGATGATCCGGACCCAACGCAACCACCCCAGCATCGTCACCTGGAGCATCGGCAACGAGGCCTTCTTCAGCGACGACCACGTGGTCGGCAAGGCGAAGGCGTTGACGAGCGAGCTGGTCGGCCTCGCACGCGAGCTCGACCCGACCCGTCCGGCCGCGGTCGGGGGTGCACAGCGCAAGGGCTTCGACGTCCTGGGCGACCTCGCCGGCTACAACGGCGACGGGGCCGAGATCTTCCACGACCCCGGCGTGCCGAACCTCGTCGCGGAGTACCACGGTGTCCGCGGTCGTGGTGCGGGAGAGTACGAGGTGCAATGGGAGCACGGCGTCGAGGTCGACTACCCGTGGCGCTCGGGCAAGATCCTGTGGTGCGCCTTCCACTACAAGTCCGTCGCTGAGGGCGCCGGGCTGCAAGGGCTCGTCGACTACTTCCGGATGCCGCGCAGACCGTACTACTGGTACCGCGAGAAGCTGCGCGGCATCGCCCCGCCTGCGTTTCCCGAACCTGGTGCGGCGATCGCGCTGCGCCTGAGCTCCGACGCCGAGGAGATGCCCACGGACGGCACGGGCGACGTGCAGATCATGGTGGAACTCCTCGACGAGCACGGCATCCGCGTCGCCGACGACCGGGCCGTGACCCTCACCGTCGTCGAAGGCGAAAGCCTGTTCCCCTCGGGTCACAGCATCACGCTGTCTCCCGAGACTGACAGCCTCGGGGGCGGCGCGGGCGCGATCGAGCTCCGCTCGTACGCACCCGGCACGCAACGCATCCGCGCGACCGCGCAGGGCGTGTCGTCCGCGGAGCTGGTGCTCCTCGCGACAGGGCCGGCAAAGCCCCAGCGCACCTGGCGGCTCGCGCCGCCCGCTCCGTGGGTCACCGAACCGCCCGCCGGCACGGGCGAGGTCTCGTTGACCGCATACCGACCGGTGGCCGCGAGCAGCGCGCTGCCCCGGCACGAGGCCGGCAACGCGACCGCGCTCGGCAGCGGCACGTTCTGGAGAGCGGCCTCGCGCGAACCGGGTGCGTGGATCGCGGCGCATCTGGAGTTCACCTACGAGATCAGCCGGATCGTCATCGTGTTCGCCGAGGTGCCGAAGCAGCCGTGGCTGGTCGAGACGAGCACGGACACCATCCGCGGATTCCAGCCGCTCCATGAGGCCGGCTCTGGCGGTGAGGAGCTGTCGATCCGGCTCGAGTTCGAGCCGCGCCGGGCCTCGACCGTGCGACTGACCTTCCCTGAGTCCCCGGTGGATGTGGAGGAGATCCGTGCCTACTGA